A single window of Archangium gephyra DNA harbors:
- a CDS encoding cytochrome P450, which produces MSKTNAPSGLGSEYHPLDSPQLEEPHPFLARARREEPVFFSPALSSWVVTRHADISAVVADTARFSSAESITVGAATMPPEVVTVLMGGYPLVPSLVDNDPPAHTRFRSLVSKAFTGRRLTELEPFIRTRVDELLHSFRHEGRADLFLRFAHPLSSSIIAEILGIPRSDIHRFRRWSDDLSTVLAAHGPVEHQVACARGVVDFQRYLASALEERKTAPREDLLSDIVTGAQGMTPPMSMAELVSLLMQVHFAGHETTAGLIVGAVELLLHHPEQLRALRDDPGLIAGAVEEALRMTSPVHAMFRTALEAVELGGVSIPKGAHIRIVYASANRDEARFHEPERFDPRRPDVKKHLAFGQGLHFCIGAPLARLEARLALEALLRSLPGLRLVPGQKPGFLKNVTVRRHESLEVAWDV; this is translated from the coding sequence ATGTCCAAGACCAACGCCCCTTCAGGACTCGGGTCCGAGTACCACCCGCTCGACTCTCCCCAGCTCGAGGAGCCCCACCCGTTCCTCGCGCGTGCACGGCGGGAGGAGCCGGTGTTCTTCAGCCCGGCGCTGAGCTCGTGGGTGGTGACGCGCCATGCGGACATCAGCGCCGTGGTCGCCGATACCGCGCGCTTCTCGTCCGCCGAGTCCATCACGGTGGGAGCCGCGACGATGCCGCCGGAGGTGGTCACCGTGCTGATGGGTGGCTACCCCCTGGTGCCCAGCCTCGTCGACAATGATCCGCCAGCGCATACGCGCTTCCGGAGCCTCGTCAGCAAGGCCTTCACCGGGCGGCGCCTCACGGAGCTGGAGCCCTTCATCCGCACGCGCGTGGACGAGCTCCTCCACTCCTTCAGGCACGAGGGGCGGGCGGACCTGTTCCTCCGGTTCGCCCATCCGCTGTCGTCCAGCATCATCGCGGAGATTCTCGGCATCCCCCGCTCGGACATCCACAGGTTCCGGCGCTGGTCCGACGACTTGTCCACGGTCCTCGCGGCGCATGGCCCCGTCGAGCACCAGGTCGCGTGCGCGCGAGGCGTGGTCGACTTCCAGCGCTACCTCGCCTCGGCGCTCGAGGAGCGGAAGACGGCTCCCCGGGAGGATCTGCTGAGCGACATCGTCACCGGGGCGCAGGGGATGACGCCGCCCATGAGCATGGCGGAGCTCGTGAGCCTGCTGATGCAGGTGCACTTCGCGGGTCACGAGACGACCGCGGGCCTCATCGTGGGAGCGGTGGAGCTCCTGCTCCACCATCCGGAGCAGCTGCGGGCACTTCGGGACGACCCGGGCCTCATCGCGGGCGCGGTCGAGGAGGCGCTGCGGATGACCTCTCCCGTGCATGCCATGTTCCGCACGGCGCTGGAGGCGGTGGAGCTTGGAGGAGTCTCCATTCCCAAGGGAGCCCACATCCGGATCGTCTACGCGTCGGCCAACCGCGACGAGGCCCGGTTCCACGAGCCGGAGCGTTTCGACCCGCGGCGGCCCGACGTCAAGAAGCACCTCGCCTTCGGCCAGGGCCTCCATTTCTGCATCGGTGCGCCGCTCGCACGGCTCGAGGCACGCCTGGCCTTGGAGGCCCTGCTCCGGAGTCTCCCGGGGCTCCGGCTCGTGCCGGGGCAGAAGCCGGGCTTCCTGAAGAACGTCACCGTCCGCAGGCACGAGAGCCTCGAGGTCGCCTGGGACGTCTAG
- a CDS encoding RCC1 domain-containing protein: MQSIGNGIVKKKWAGLLGTLLLAACGAPDPAAPGVGEELPGVARAPITDTISAAYDSTLKAFKCDGLTWNCDPYKYLDGRGQVITEYYAPSTLGGTCLDGELGSYMDDEWISKVRVFTEDQTPLTQGRPASIEVTVQMPVTPQANFLDLYASSSVTSPSWTLLTTLTPTGAARSLQTLKATFTVPAGSKVQAVRAALRRGGTASPCTLGGYDDRDDLVFTPAPPYVSGAKATSVASGSMHSLALRADGTLWGWGDNYSSQLGAGASMYVSTLPVQATLLSGVKSVHATSDSSLALRTDGTVWAWGGNSTGVLGNGTTTTSANPVQVSGLTSVTALAAGRSHVLALRSDGTVWAWGDNSRGQLGDGTRINRTRPVRVGTLTGVTALAAGRNHSLVLRNDGTVWTWGDNSMGCLGNGTTIASSVPIKVAAMTGVTSIAASDSFSLAIRGTRELWGWGFGPLGDALGSHHPTPARTYLWSTGTFSVFAGPAHAVALERTQGTAWSWGDFNFQPNCTSPTVNYGALPAPISGLTGVSGVSIGERYAQVFLLDGTVWGWGDGVIYQKGTDQGGTGNCAPLKVALP, translated from the coding sequence ATGCAGTCGATTGGGAATGGCATTGTGAAGAAGAAGTGGGCCGGGCTGCTGGGAACCCTCCTCCTGGCGGCCTGTGGCGCGCCGGACCCCGCGGCTCCGGGCGTGGGCGAGGAGCTGCCCGGCGTGGCCCGGGCGCCGATCACCGACACCATCTCCGCGGCCTACGACTCCACCCTGAAGGCCTTCAAGTGCGACGGCCTGACCTGGAACTGCGACCCGTACAAGTATCTAGATGGCCGCGGTCAGGTCATCACCGAGTACTACGCGCCCAGCACCCTGGGCGGGACGTGCCTGGATGGCGAGCTGGGCTCGTATATGGACGACGAGTGGATCAGCAAGGTGCGCGTCTTCACCGAGGACCAGACGCCGTTGACCCAGGGCCGGCCGGCGAGCATCGAAGTCACGGTCCAGATGCCCGTGACGCCGCAAGCCAACTTCCTGGACCTCTACGCCTCCTCGTCCGTGACCAGCCCTTCCTGGACGTTGCTCACCACCCTGACGCCAACGGGCGCCGCCCGCTCGCTACAGACCCTCAAGGCCACCTTCACGGTTCCGGCGGGCTCGAAGGTGCAGGCCGTCCGCGCCGCGCTGCGCCGGGGCGGAACCGCGAGTCCTTGCACCCTCGGGGGCTACGATGATCGCGATGATCTCGTCTTCACGCCGGCCCCGCCGTACGTGAGCGGCGCCAAGGCCACCAGCGTCGCGTCGGGGAGCATGCACTCGCTCGCCTTGCGCGCGGACGGGACCCTCTGGGGCTGGGGTGACAACTACTCCTCGCAGCTGGGCGCGGGCGCCTCGATGTATGTGAGCACGCTTCCCGTCCAGGCCACGCTCCTCTCCGGCGTGAAGTCGGTGCATGCGACGAGCGACTCCTCCCTGGCGCTGCGCACGGATGGGACCGTGTGGGCGTGGGGTGGCAACAGCACGGGAGTGCTCGGCAACGGGACCACCACCACGAGCGCGAACCCCGTCCAGGTGTCTGGCCTGACGAGCGTGACGGCGCTCGCCGCGGGCAGGAGCCATGTCCTGGCGCTCAGGAGTGACGGCACGGTCTGGGCCTGGGGGGACAACTCCCGCGGGCAGCTCGGCGACGGCACGCGCATCAACCGGACCCGCCCGGTGCGGGTGGGGACCCTGACGGGCGTGACGGCGCTCGCCGCGGGCAGGAACCACTCGCTCGTGCTCAGGAACGACGGCACGGTATGGACCTGGGGTGACAACTCCATGGGGTGCCTGGGCAACGGGACGACCATTGCGAGCTCCGTTCCCATCAAGGTGGCGGCGATGACGGGAGTGACCTCCATCGCCGCGAGCGACTCCTTCTCCCTGGCGATTCGCGGCACGCGGGAGCTGTGGGGCTGGGGCTTTGGACCGCTGGGTGATGCCCTCGGGAGCCACCATCCGACGCCGGCGCGGACGTACCTGTGGAGCACGGGGACCTTCTCCGTCTTCGCGGGCCCGGCCCATGCGGTGGCGCTCGAGCGAACCCAGGGCACGGCCTGGAGCTGGGGAGACTTCAACTTCCAACCCAACTGCACGTCTCCGACGGTGAACTACGGCGCCCTGCCGGCTCCGATCAGTGGCCTCACGGGTGTGTCGGGGGTGAGCATCGGCGAACGGTACGCCCAGGTCTTCCTCCTGGATGGCACGGTCTGGGGTTGGGGAGACGGCGTCATCTACCAGAAAGGCACGGACCAGGGGGGCACGGGCAACTGCGCTCCCTTGAAGGTCGCCCTGCCCTGA
- a CDS encoding discoidin domain-containing protein: MSALALGAGLAVGCGNTEQEAGSRGPPEPYTEATAEQALSTSCAQNLALGKPVTSSGYWADGTPERAVDGDTATTWRTNQSTGAWLRVDLGGVRAINRAMVMWVWDKNYGTSAQSVLEGSTDGTSWTLLKTLGHTGADNGFAQYVSFPTTSARYVRFRGTQWNGGWGHMNELQVFGPESTCTAPTVEAAYDATLKAPRCGGTFAVCDTGTLVTGRAQLGPELNAPNTLQGSCADGTAGAYHSDESLDRLVVSTVDGGPIAPGKQVRISATAWVWGSSADWLDLYSTTNPHAPTWQHLATLTPVASGLQTLSTTFVLPSSGGLQAIRGQFRYSGSNASPCGGGAYDDRDDLVFSVACPVWYADADGDGRGDASTAMVSCTQPAGYVAAANDNCPSVSNPDQADADGDGVGDVCAASGRDCGDLTESNILQRWTAWSSDNAQTALSVLDASDSVRGSKALRAVTQSGFDFAVRFTPAAGASLDVFGYEQLRLAVRGKNTTPIGWQGNFPVVVLQDAAGRRRTYTPNQQFLTKDGLTWTPVTVPLAGNATWSVSGDVVDLHTVKQVEVHADTWDSGFTLDVDAVSFEHPQTVCGVQCPGGCSGRGTCDSATLACTCDLGYGGSACNSCAPGFVQQGTQCVLPADGNYTEWPNAVSRANSDAWLAVHHARIQTLRPKVLALNFVNPSDPTQVSQLVDRVINAFAEGSKVQGYKNAAAPAQLQYQLAKPIIDLRDGANGRPPPPAGFPYQNSTLYPRRPSSESGYWRFDYATLFEQGFAQNYGYVDPANPARYLTLCELVERGDLHELWLIGSGDVASDVNAAEVLEAKPRYTATGNQIPNSVERCAGNGCFDADVPACARSVRIGFVNYNRGPGCYVHSHGHGLESTSNNKVVPALTEWFTPLAKFDLNTRHNLPIRDWYGLSCSSPPCLSFPTDSSAQAVHQGLNYSVNPYDGVCGNVHFPPNGRDHYDYGSAAYVRSSCTGFGRHQGGGGADASELVNKDSWSRYLSVAPDCGGEFLVWWFQNMPGYGSGQTYADGRPMPSLWPYFFY; encoded by the coding sequence GTGAGCGCGTTGGCGCTGGGCGCGGGGCTGGCCGTGGGTTGTGGCAACACGGAGCAGGAGGCCGGTTCCCGAGGGCCACCGGAGCCATACACCGAGGCCACGGCCGAGCAGGCCCTCAGCACGTCCTGCGCGCAGAACCTGGCGCTCGGCAAGCCGGTGACGTCCAGCGGCTACTGGGCCGACGGCACGCCCGAGAGGGCTGTCGACGGCGACACCGCCACGACCTGGCGCACCAACCAGTCCACCGGGGCGTGGCTCCGCGTGGACCTGGGCGGGGTGCGCGCCATCAACCGGGCCATGGTGATGTGGGTCTGGGACAAGAACTACGGGACCTCCGCCCAGAGCGTCCTGGAGGGCAGCACGGATGGCACCAGCTGGACGCTGCTGAAGACGCTTGGTCACACCGGCGCGGACAATGGCTTCGCGCAGTACGTGAGCTTCCCCACCACCTCCGCCCGTTACGTCCGCTTCCGTGGCACCCAGTGGAACGGGGGTTGGGGGCACATGAACGAGCTCCAGGTCTTCGGCCCGGAGAGCACGTGCACCGCGCCCACGGTGGAGGCCGCCTATGACGCCACGCTCAAGGCGCCCCGGTGCGGCGGGACCTTCGCCGTCTGTGACACGGGCACGCTGGTCACCGGCCGCGCCCAGCTCGGCCCCGAGCTCAACGCGCCCAACACCCTCCAGGGCTCCTGCGCCGATGGCACCGCGGGCGCCTACCACTCCGACGAGTCGCTGGACCGGCTGGTGGTGTCCACCGTGGACGGTGGGCCCATCGCTCCTGGCAAGCAGGTGCGGATCTCCGCCACCGCCTGGGTCTGGGGCAGCAGCGCCGACTGGCTGGACCTCTACTCCACGACGAATCCCCACGCCCCCACCTGGCAGCACCTCGCCACGCTGACGCCGGTGGCGAGCGGCCTCCAGACGCTCTCCACCACCTTCGTGCTGCCGTCCTCCGGCGGCCTGCAGGCCATCCGCGGGCAGTTCCGCTACTCCGGGAGCAACGCCTCGCCGTGCGGCGGCGGCGCCTACGATGACCGGGACGACCTCGTCTTCTCCGTGGCCTGCCCCGTCTGGTACGCGGACGCGGACGGTGACGGCCGCGGAGATGCGTCCACCGCGATGGTCTCCTGCACCCAGCCCGCGGGCTATGTGGCGGCGGCCAACGACAACTGCCCCTCCGTGTCCAACCCGGACCAGGCGGACGCCGACGGCGATGGCGTGGGCGACGTGTGCGCGGCCTCGGGCCGTGACTGCGGAGACCTCACCGAGTCCAACATCCTGCAGCGCTGGACGGCCTGGTCCTCCGACAACGCGCAGACGGCCCTGAGCGTGCTCGACGCCAGCGACTCCGTGCGCGGGAGCAAGGCGCTGCGCGCGGTCACCCAGTCCGGGTTCGACTTCGCGGTGCGCTTCACCCCGGCCGCTGGCGCCTCGCTGGATGTCTTCGGCTACGAGCAGCTCCGGCTGGCGGTGCGCGGCAAGAACACCACCCCGATTGGCTGGCAGGGCAACTTCCCCGTGGTGGTGCTCCAGGACGCGGCGGGCCGGCGGCGCACCTATACGCCCAACCAGCAGTTCCTCACCAAGGACGGTCTTACCTGGACGCCCGTCACCGTTCCGCTCGCGGGCAACGCCACCTGGAGCGTCTCCGGGGACGTGGTGGACCTGCACACCGTGAAGCAGGTGGAGGTCCACGCGGACACGTGGGACTCCGGCTTCACGCTGGACGTGGACGCGGTGAGCTTCGAGCACCCGCAGACGGTCTGCGGCGTGCAATGCCCCGGCGGGTGCAGTGGCCGCGGGACGTGTGACTCCGCCACGCTCGCCTGCACGTGCGACCTGGGTTACGGCGGCTCCGCGTGCAACAGCTGCGCGCCGGGCTTCGTCCAGCAGGGCACCCAGTGCGTGCTGCCCGCCGACGGCAACTACACCGAGTGGCCCAACGCCGTCAGCCGCGCCAACAGTGACGCGTGGCTCGCGGTGCACCACGCTCGAATCCAGACGCTGCGCCCGAAGGTGCTCGCCCTCAACTTCGTCAACCCGAGCGACCCCACCCAGGTGTCCCAGCTCGTCGATCGTGTCATCAACGCCTTCGCCGAGGGCTCCAAGGTCCAGGGCTACAAGAACGCGGCGGCCCCGGCGCAGCTCCAGTACCAGCTCGCCAAACCCATCATCGACCTGCGCGATGGCGCCAACGGCCGTCCGCCGCCGCCCGCGGGCTTCCCGTACCAGAACAGCACCCTCTACCCGCGCCGCCCCTCGAGCGAGTCCGGCTACTGGCGCTTCGACTACGCCACCCTCTTCGAGCAGGGCTTCGCGCAGAACTACGGCTACGTGGACCCCGCCAACCCGGCCCGCTACCTGACGCTGTGCGAGCTGGTGGAGCGCGGCGACCTCCACGAGCTGTGGCTCATCGGCTCGGGGGACGTGGCCTCGGATGTGAACGCGGCGGAGGTGCTGGAGGCCAAGCCGCGCTACACGGCCACGGGCAACCAGATTCCCAACTCGGTGGAGCGCTGCGCGGGTAACGGGTGCTTCGACGCGGATGTGCCCGCCTGCGCCCGCAGCGTGCGCATCGGCTTCGTGAACTACAACCGCGGCCCCGGCTGCTACGTGCACTCGCACGGCCATGGCCTGGAGTCCACCTCCAACAACAAGGTGGTGCCCGCTCTGACGGAGTGGTTCACGCCGCTGGCGAAGTTCGACCTGAACACGCGCCACAACCTGCCCATCCGGGACTGGTACGGCCTGAGCTGCTCGAGCCCGCCCTGCCTGAGCTTCCCCACGGACTCGAGCGCCCAGGCGGTGCACCAGGGCCTCAACTACAGCGTGAACCCGTATGACGGCGTGTGCGGCAACGTGCACTTCCCGCCCAATGGCCGGGACCACTACGACTACGGCAGCGCGGCGTATGTGCGCAGCTCCTGCACCGGCTTCGGCCGGCACCAGGGCGGCGGCGGCGCGGACGCGTCCGAGCTGGTCAACAAGGACTCCTGGTCGCGCTACCTGAGCGTGGCGCCGGACTGTGGCGGCGAGTTCCTGGTGTGGTGGTTCCAGAACATGCCGGGCTACGGCTCGGGACAGACGTACGCGGACGGGCGGCCCATGCCGTCCCTGTGGCCGTACTTCTTCTACTGA
- a CDS encoding DUF1801 domain-containing protein, with protein sequence MPVKTAKKAAAKKTAARRVATKAARPGKAVTGSPAPLSASERITQMIASLGDWRGERLAGIRKLIHEADPEVVEDWKWMGTPVWSHNGMYVLANPLKAKVKITFFHGARLPDPKKIFNAGLDGGKWRAIDLREGDKLDTTAFKALLRAAVDYNTTHSVPKSKGSRA encoded by the coding sequence ATGCCCGTCAAGACGGCGAAGAAGGCCGCGGCGAAGAAGACGGCCGCCAGGCGTGTTGCGACGAAGGCGGCAAGACCGGGCAAGGCTGTCACCGGGTCACCAGCTCCCCTGAGCGCATCCGAGCGGATCACCCAGATGATCGCGAGCCTGGGCGATTGGCGAGGAGAGCGGTTGGCCGGAATCCGCAAGCTCATCCACGAGGCCGACCCCGAGGTGGTCGAAGACTGGAAGTGGATGGGTACTCCCGTGTGGTCGCACAACGGGATGTACGTTCTCGCCAACCCGCTCAAGGCCAAGGTGAAGATCACGTTCTTCCACGGAGCCCGGCTCCCCGACCCCAAGAAGATCTTCAACGCGGGGCTCGATGGGGGCAAGTGGCGGGCGATCGACCTTCGCGAGGGAGACAAGCTCGACACGACCGCCTTCAAGGCGTTGCTGCGCGCGGCGGTGGATTACAACACCACGCACTCGGTGCCGAAGAGCAAGGGGTCGAGGGCGTAG
- a CDS encoding SRPBCC family protein, whose amino-acid sequence MSSTDKTAPSQTAAISFEFDLQHPPEKVWRALTIPELLTEWLLPIVELKLEPGATFAFKTQPQPGWDGTVNCRFLELEKHKKLSYAWVVGDFIDTVVTFTLTPTASGTRLFLEQSGFKPDQKQNFGGARYGWKMMGGKLVDLLARSS is encoded by the coding sequence ATGAGCTCCACTGACAAGACCGCCCCATCACAAACCGCAGCCATCTCCTTCGAGTTCGATTTGCAGCATCCGCCGGAGAAGGTGTGGCGAGCGCTGACCATCCCCGAGCTGCTCACCGAGTGGCTTCTGCCCATCGTCGAGCTCAAGCTCGAACCTGGGGCGACCTTCGCCTTCAAGACGCAGCCGCAGCCCGGCTGGGACGGGACCGTGAACTGCCGGTTCCTCGAGCTCGAGAAGCACAAGAAGCTCAGCTACGCGTGGGTTGTCGGCGACTTCATCGACACCGTCGTGACCTTCACCCTGACGCCCACGGCGTCGGGCACCCGGTTGTTCTTGGAGCAGTCGGGCTTCAAGCCTGACCAGAAGCAGAACTTCGGCGGTGCGCGCTACGGCTGGAAGATGATGGGCGGGAAGCTCGTCGACCTGCTCGCGAGGAGCTCATGA
- a CDS encoding ArsR/SmtB family transcription factor — protein MKSEATLEDKIFQALADPSRRAIFESLTRGEAAVKDLTARFDISQPAVSQHLAALKDAGLVNGRREGRCVYYRVEPRGMKPLIDWISHYRAFWTERVDRLEQLLEKMDQ, from the coding sequence ATGAAGAGCGAGGCCACACTCGAAGACAAGATCTTCCAGGCGCTGGCGGACCCCAGCCGCCGGGCGATCTTCGAGTCGCTCACGCGTGGCGAAGCCGCGGTGAAGGATCTCACGGCGCGTTTCGACATCTCGCAGCCGGCGGTCTCGCAGCACCTCGCCGCGCTGAAGGACGCCGGTCTGGTGAACGGCCGGCGCGAGGGACGCTGCGTCTACTACCGGGTGGAGCCGCGCGGGATGAAGCCCCTCATCGACTGGATCTCTCACTACCGCGCCTTCTGGACGGAGCGCGTGGATCGCCTCGAACAACTGCTCGAGAAAATGGACCAATGA
- a CDS encoding GNAT family N-acetyltransferase, with translation MPASVSPDIDTERLTLRCSRLEDLEDSHSLWGDPQVVRYITGKPSTPEETWFRLLRNVGHWQLLGYGYWVVREKRTGRFVGEVGLADFRRDITPSLGGSKEAGWVLAPWAQGRGFATEAVHAVLRWAEERFGPERVVCLIDPKNEASIKVAHRCGFHEFARGTYKGEPSLMLERLPGGRGAS, from the coding sequence GTGCCCGCCAGCGTCAGCCCCGACATCGACACCGAGCGCCTCACCCTGCGCTGCTCGAGACTCGAGGACCTCGAGGATTCCCACTCGCTGTGGGGGGACCCGCAGGTCGTCCGATACATCACCGGCAAGCCGTCCACTCCCGAGGAGACGTGGTTCCGCCTGTTGCGCAACGTGGGCCACTGGCAGTTGCTGGGGTACGGGTACTGGGTGGTGCGCGAGAAGCGCACGGGCCGGTTCGTTGGCGAGGTGGGTCTCGCGGACTTCCGGCGGGACATCACGCCCTCGCTCGGCGGGTCCAAGGAGGCGGGATGGGTGCTGGCTCCTTGGGCGCAGGGAAGGGGTTTCGCCACGGAGGCCGTGCACGCGGTGCTGCGGTGGGCGGAGGAGCGGTTCGGCCCGGAGCGCGTGGTGTGCCTCATCGACCCGAAGAACGAGGCCTCGATCAAGGTCGCGCACAGGTGCGGCTTCCACGAGTTCGCACGCGGTACGTACAAGGGCGAGCCGAGCTTGATGCTCGAGCGGCTTCCCGGAGGCCGTGGAGCGTCATGA
- a CDS encoding PaaI family thioesterase, whose product METASLQEIAAPEGICYGCGCSNPHGLHIKSYWHDDGIHVITEHTPEGKYTGWPQLVYGGLIAMLVDCHSNWTAMAYHYRAEGRAPGGLPRIECVTGNLGVKFLKPTPMGVKLTLRARVEGEVGRKSRVLCEVYAGEVLTAVGDSIFVRVDTSQLTAAAHGRPT is encoded by the coding sequence ATGGAAACCGCATCTTTGCAGGAGATCGCCGCGCCAGAGGGCATCTGCTACGGCTGTGGCTGCAGCAATCCGCACGGTCTGCACATCAAGAGCTACTGGCATGACGACGGCATCCACGTCATCACCGAGCACACGCCCGAGGGCAAGTACACGGGGTGGCCCCAGCTGGTGTATGGCGGGCTGATCGCCATGCTGGTCGACTGCCACTCGAACTGGACCGCGATGGCCTACCACTACCGCGCCGAGGGCCGCGCACCCGGCGGTCTGCCGCGAATCGAGTGCGTCACCGGCAACCTCGGCGTCAAGTTCCTCAAGCCCACGCCCATGGGGGTGAAGCTGACCCTCCGCGCGCGTGTCGAGGGCGAGGTCGGCCGCAAGAGCCGGGTCCTCTGCGAGGTCTACGCTGGCGAGGTGCTGACCGCGGTGGGCGATTCGATCTTCGTCCGCGTCGATACCTCGCAACTGACAGCGGCGGCGCACGGCCGTCCGACCTGA
- a CDS encoding nitrilase-related carbon-nitrogen hydrolase has product MSGAEGSRRVQVFLPWLALVGGAGMSMLLNSRGSLLPGWLMGALLLFFVRQQRPGVGFAGILCVNTVATGLVNLEVFPGSVAGNFGMAFGGALFMALVFLADRLIVGPRASFAGTLFLPAAMTGLELFSSQGSPFGTWGSLAYTQAGAPVLVQLVSVTGLWGLTFLLVWFASVANWAFEHRDEGRRVLPGVAVFAGVLGVILAFGALRLARAGSVGERVRVAGLTVAGEVAAGREAGLSRLIQGGAFGGEDWRAFAEASGAVNEELLRLSEREAGRGAKLILWSEGNAVVLAGQLPALLARGSALARERSVWLGMAVASFEPSAERMLRNELILVGPDGNVAWRYVKARPVPGWEADHSIAGSPEVPVLRGAGVGNLGGAICFDGDFPADFASPTSRGLELLLLPASDWRAISSMHMRQAVFRAVEQGFSMVRQANQGVSVAVDGYGRVYGELDHFMTEDRVLRAELPVGRVPTLYARIGDSVGLLSGLVTLGWVGQAIVGGLIRRWRARERLHAQPNA; this is encoded by the coding sequence ATGAGCGGTGCAGAAGGCTCGCGGCGCGTGCAGGTGTTCCTGCCCTGGCTCGCCCTGGTGGGCGGGGCCGGCATGTCGATGCTCTTGAACTCGCGGGGCTCGCTGCTGCCCGGCTGGTTGATGGGGGCCCTGCTGCTCTTCTTCGTCCGCCAGCAGCGGCCAGGGGTGGGCTTCGCCGGCATCCTCTGCGTGAACACCGTCGCCACGGGCCTGGTGAACCTGGAGGTGTTCCCCGGGTCCGTCGCGGGCAATTTCGGGATGGCCTTTGGGGGCGCGCTCTTCATGGCGCTGGTGTTCCTGGCGGACCGGCTCATCGTGGGGCCGAGGGCGTCCTTCGCGGGGACGCTCTTCCTGCCGGCGGCGATGACGGGGCTGGAGCTCTTCAGCAGTCAGGGCAGCCCGTTCGGCACCTGGGGCTCGCTGGCCTACACCCAGGCGGGCGCGCCCGTGCTGGTGCAGCTCGTGTCGGTGACGGGACTGTGGGGCCTGACGTTCCTGCTGGTGTGGTTCGCCTCCGTGGCCAACTGGGCCTTCGAGCACCGGGACGAGGGGCGCCGCGTGCTGCCAGGCGTCGCGGTGTTCGCGGGCGTGCTCGGGGTCATCCTCGCCTTCGGCGCGCTGCGGCTCGCGAGGGCGGGGAGCGTGGGCGAGCGCGTGCGGGTCGCGGGCCTCACGGTGGCGGGAGAGGTGGCCGCGGGACGCGAGGCGGGGCTGTCCCGGCTCATCCAGGGAGGGGCCTTTGGTGGCGAGGACTGGCGTGCCTTCGCCGAGGCCTCGGGGGCGGTGAACGAGGAGTTGTTGCGCCTGTCGGAGCGCGAGGCCGGGCGAGGGGCGAAGCTCATCCTCTGGTCCGAGGGCAACGCGGTGGTGCTGGCCGGGCAACTGCCGGCGCTGCTCGCCCGGGGGAGTGCCCTGGCGCGCGAGCGGAGCGTGTGGCTCGGCATGGCGGTGGCGAGCTTCGAGCCCTCGGCGGAGCGCATGTTGCGCAACGAGCTCATCCTGGTGGGGCCGGATGGGAACGTGGCCTGGCGCTACGTGAAGGCGCGGCCGGTCCCGGGGTGGGAAGCGGACCACTCCATCGCGGGGAGCCCGGAGGTGCCGGTGCTGCGCGGCGCGGGCGTGGGGAACCTGGGGGGCGCCATCTGCTTCGATGGGGACTTCCCGGCGGATTTCGCCAGCCCCACGTCGCGTGGACTCGAGCTGCTCCTGCTGCCCGCGAGCGACTGGCGAGCCATCAGCTCCATGCACATGCGGCAGGCGGTGTTCCGCGCGGTGGAGCAGGGCTTCAGCATGGTGCGGCAGGCGAACCAGGGCGTGTCGGTGGCGGTGGATGGCTACGGGCGCGTGTATGGCGAGCTGGATCACTTCATGACGGAGGATCGGGTGTTGCGCGCGGAGCTGCCGGTGGGGCGGGTGCCCACGCTCTACGCGCGCATCGGCGATTCCGTGGGGCTGCTCTCGGGCCTGGTCACGCTGGGGTGGGTGGGCCAGGCCATCGTGGGAGGGCTGATCCGGCGGTGGCGTGCGCGGGAGAGGCTTCACGCCCAGCCAAACGCTTGA
- a CDS encoding PadR family transcriptional regulator, with protein sequence MARENTCQFAILGMLCREPMSGYGLRQTIERTVGHFWQESYGNLYPTLERMEAEGLVTLDREEHSPGGRVRKVYRVTAEGRRELAEWLRRPVVPHVERNELLLKLFFGARVGPEDSLAHVERSRAEAEGLLAALRLIDEDVRRSRERHPELPYWHLSIRAGLLGLEAHLRWCDEAQEALQRLAHTKDSKKKGEVG encoded by the coding sequence GTGGCCAGAGAGAACACCTGCCAGTTCGCCATCCTGGGGATGCTGTGCCGGGAGCCCATGAGCGGTTACGGCCTGCGCCAGACCATCGAGCGGACGGTGGGGCACTTCTGGCAGGAGAGCTACGGCAACCTGTACCCGACGCTGGAGCGGATGGAGGCGGAGGGGCTGGTCACGCTCGACCGGGAGGAGCATTCGCCCGGCGGGCGGGTGCGCAAGGTGTACCGGGTGACGGCGGAAGGGCGGCGGGAGCTCGCGGAGTGGCTGCGGCGGCCGGTGGTGCCCCACGTGGAGCGCAACGAGCTGCTGCTCAAGCTCTTCTTCGGGGCCCGCGTAGGGCCGGAGGACTCGCTGGCGCACGTGGAGCGCAGCCGGGCCGAGGCCGAGGGGCTGCTGGCCGCGCTGCGGCTCATCGACGAGGACGTCCGCCGCTCGCGCGAGAGACACCCGGAGCTGCCCTACTGGCACCTGTCCATTCGCGCGGGGTTGCTCGGCCTGGAAGCACACCTGCGCTGGTGCGACGAGGCCCAGGAGGCGCTCCAGCGTCTGGCGCACACGAAGGACTCGAAGAAGAAGGGGGAAGTGGGATGA